From the Paenibacillus tianjinensis genome, the window CTCGGCTACATGTCCTACAGTACCGTCCTGAATATTGCAGCGCTGCCCGATAATCACCGGAGCAAGATCTCCCCTAAGCACGGCATTAAACCAGATACTTGAATGCTGCCCCACCGTTACGTCACCTACCAGCTTTGCACCTTCTGCCACGTAAACAGATTCGTCAATACGCGGTATGTACTTCCCATAAGCAATCCGCATTGTCCTCCCCCTTACTTAGGCAGCCGCCTCGGAGTAGCCGCTTCCATTCCCCATGGGGTCATCATGACTACCGGCCCACCCGGTGTCTCACCTAGCCGGATCATCCCCAAATGCAGCATCATCCGTAAGATACGCTGTTCCAGGATTGAAGCGGCATCATCATAGTAGAACGGTTTAATGAGCCAGCCTATTCCTTCTACCAAAGAAGAAACGGTCACCCACTCACCGGCACTCCTACTAATCCAGTATACGATTGACGCAAGATTGGGAACAGCACCTTTATAAAGTTTTAACCAAAAGAGGAATATCTGCATCAGTCTTTCCGATTTTCCTTCGGCCAGTAATGCCTCCCCTGCCAAAGTCACCTTTAAACGGTGGCCTTCTTCAGCAATAAAGCGGCGGTGCCTGGCATAATCATACAGAAGGGCAAATCTGGGCGGGTAATGCTCGCAGGCTCTGCCGTAACCAAATCTCCAGCCCCCTTTACCGAGCAGCGGTTCCGGAATTTGAAGTGCATTCATCAGCCCCTGCTGATACCGTTTATAGAGAGCCCCCTCCTGATTCAGCTCAGGATTATTCTCCTTCACATAACGCAGGAACAGCAGCAGATCTTCTGCCAGTAAATCCCCTTCTCCACGGTACATTGCCGGTTCACAACCACCGGATACCTTTTCTTTGATGTATTCGCCCATCCGCTCACGGAAACGGTTCTTTAAATCCTCCGGAACCTGGAACAGATACTTGCTTTGCTGTGAGGCTCCGCTGAACAGCCAGCCGCCGCTTTTGAACCGGCTGACCATCTCACGGTATCCCCCTGTTTTGCCGGCAGGAGCATCGAAGGACGCCTGTCTCGCCGCAGCCAGCAAATCTTCAAGACTGAAATGGCTGCGTTCGTCAAACAGCAGGGTGTTCAGGAACCGTAATTCCTCCGGTGTACAGCTCCGGATATGGGATTCCATGAAATCCCGGCTTCCAAGTGTGATGAGAATGCTCTGGATCAAATCATGTTTCGAATTCCGTTTGCAATCGCATTGATAGCGTCCCGCTATGGCGGTAAGCTGACCAATGTCTGCGTAAGTGAGCATATCCGCCAGATTCATCATTCATCGCCTCACTGTTTTACTACCATTATGGGAAATACAGCCCTTTTTATTCCTTATTTCTCAAAAAAAAATAACCCGAAGATTCGGGTCACCGCTGATTTTGCAAAATATGACGGGTGCAATTATACAGAAGCGGCTTCCACTCCTGCTCGTTCTTTTCGATAATGGTCAAGGACAAATTGCCGAGACGCTCCGTGTACTTGTCTTTATAGAGCGCAGTGTACAGCTGGGCCAGGAAACCTCCATGGGAGATGACCAGCACATTGCTGCCTTGGTAACGGGTGGAGAGATCCTCCATAAAGGCAAGTCCGCGCAGCTGCAGCTGCTCGTCTTTTTCCTGCCCAAGCTCCAGCAGATTCCATTCCTTGCCCCATTTCGCTTCGCGCTCCAGGGCGGTCATTCCCTCAACCTGTCCATAAGCGCGTTCCCGTATACGCTGATCAGGCTCGAGTAACGGGATACCGAGCTTGGCGGCAATGATCTTCCCTGTCTCTTCTGCACGGGACAAACCGCTTGTGATACAGTAGTCCCAATGGTAGGGTTCATGCAATAGCCGCTCACCCAGCATCTCAGCCTGCTTGCGCCCCTCGTCGTTAAGCGGAATGTCACTTTGTCCCTGTATTTTCCCTTCCGCGTTCCAATCTGTCAGTCCATGGCGTATTAAGCCGATCAGCATCGCATATCACCCTTTCCATCCAATATGTTTGCTTAATAATGTATCATGAATGAAAACAAATGTCTTCTTTTTGAACTATAATGCTGCCTTCGGAATAAAAATAAAGGCTTAACTGCAACAAAAAAGTCCGCTTTACCTGAGTAAAGGGACTTCATCATTGTCGGCGGTAACGGTTGAGCCGGGTTAGCAGGAAGATAGACAACGCCACGCCCAGCATGGACAGCACCATCCAATACTGCGGATGTGTCGGCCCCATGCTCACCACAAGCGGCTCGATAATGCCTCCCTGGGATTCTGACACCGGATAAGAAGATGACCACTCCAGTGTAAGACCGGCTACCCCAGTTTCAATAATGCCGCTCTGTGCCGAACTCGTGTTATCCGGCGTTTTGAACATTGTAAAGTACAGGAAACTTGATAAAAACACTGCCAGAAAGCAGGCAATCCAAAGGCTCAAGCGTTTGCGGAAAACGGCAGTACTGCCTGCAGATTTCCCGTCCCCCGGCATCAGCCAAGGGCTTTCCAGATAAATACGCTCCATAACCTTGAGATTAATGGCTTCAGCGCGTTCCGCGCTGATCTCCACCCTTGTATCTTGCATAAGCTCGCTGCTCTCCTGCCATAAAGCCCATTCAGCAGTACAGTAAGAACAACCTGCGATATGCCTCTCCAGCTCAATCCGCTTAGGGTCAGTGGGGGGAGCGTCCCACAAAAGCGGAATGGAATCTTGCGCTTCCCTACAGTTCATTGGCCTTACACCCTCTCAGCCTGCTCTTCTGCTTCAGGCTCATAAAAATAGGATTCGAGTTGGAGCTTCACACTGCTCCTTGCACGGAACAACAGTGATTTCACGGAGCTGACACTCTGATCCAAAATGATGGCAATTTCCTGATAATCCATTTGATCGTATTCACGCAGAATCAGCGCCGAACGCTGTTTCTCCGGAAGATTATTGATGGCTTCGCGGACCAGGTTCATCCGCTCCTTACGTAGTGCAGCCTGTTCAGGAGCCACTTCAGCCGGTGCTACCGGTGTGTACCCGCTCTCTTCGAGAGAGACATTGCCTGCACGGTTCTTGCGGAGCTCACTGAGCACTGTGTTGCGGGCGATCGTGTACAGCCATGTCGAGAATGAAGCATCTACCTCGCGAAAGGAATGCAGGCTCCGGAATGCTTTGTAAAACGTCTCCGAACAGAGATCTTCGGCAATCAGCTCCATATGGGAGTTCTTAAGCATATGATAGACAAAAGCCAGTATTTTACGTTGGTATCTTCGCATCAGTTCCGAATATAGTTCTGTGTTTCCTTGCTTGATTAGCTGGATCAACTGGGAATCCGTCATGGTGAGTTCGGCCCTCCTCGCCCTAGCACGATTAATCCCGTCCGGTCCGTACCTAATTATACCGGGCAGGTTTGAAAAAGTTGCGTTGAATCCTCTACATTTGCAATAAATAAGGCAATACTTCCTATGTATATTCCGAGTCCTTTGAAAAAAGATATGCTGCACGTAAATACAGGCAGAAAATGCATCTTCACAGATTCCAAAGCTCCGGTAATCCCATGCTGGAAATACCAGGAAGAAATCTATAAACATACTTAACCTAGTATATCATACATTCTAACAGGATGACATTAATAGACTTAAGCCAACATCAGGTTAGCCTAATTATCTATATGGCGTCGAAAGCTGGAGAATCGCACCCGGTATCTGCTGAATAGCATAGCCAGCTTCAATAAGCAGCTTGGAAAAATAAGTTTATAGAAACGGTTGACAAAATGTAAACGGATACATATAATAAAAGTACAGTATGGTTTCTCTCCACTCCTATCCAAACACTGTACGATTCCAATATCAATTGTGAATTGTAGCCGCTTACTTTGTAAGCGGTTCTTTTTTTTGGTTTTAACTCACTCTGTTTTAATTATTGTGAATAAAATATTTGGCACTACGCAATAACAAAAACAGCGCGCACCGAAAAAGATCGGCACACGCTGTACGCACAAATTTTGTATATCTGTCTATTACATGATGCTTGCGGGCCCGGTTGTGCCGGCTCCTATACGTATACTGTATAATCGTTATGCTGCAGCAGAATTTTGGCCCGCTCCATATCGTTCTCCTGGCGGAAAGACAGCCGCATAATGCCTGGCACATCCTCACGGCTCTCAATGATCTGCACGTTACTGAGGTTGATGCCCTGATCCCCCAGCTCGGTTGCGATACGGCCAATGATCCCCGGATGATCGGGAACGTCAATATGAAGATCGAAGAGCGGAGTAATCATCCCTTTACGCCGTTCCGGCAATTGGCTGCGGAAACCGTTCGCTTCATGGAAGGCCTCCTCTATTCCGTCTCCGTCCGAATCCTCAAGCAATTGAATAAATGATGATACCTCTTCATTCCAGTCCTTCAGCAGACGCAGCATCACCGAGCGGTTATTCAGTAAAATATCGCGCCAGATGATCGGATCGCTGGACGCAATCCGGGTAATGTCACGGAAACCGCCGGCAGCTAGGGTGCTGTACAGCGAATCCTCAGAATCATACGCGTGAATCTGATTCACTAGCGCAACTGCAATAATATGCGGCAAATGGCTGATCGCCCCGACAATCTCATCATGGCGCTCCGGATCAAGTCTGACAATCTGTGCTTTCGTATGTAGGAGCAAGGTTTGAAGTGCCTCATAAGCCTCCTCCGGCACTCCTGGCGGAGGGGTAAGCACATAATAGGCATTCTCGAACAGCAGCGACGAGGCAGCTTCCACCCCTGAGCGTTCCGAACCTGCCATTGGATGTCCGCCTATGAAATGAACACCGGGAATATCCAGCGAAACCGCACAGGCTGCGATACTGGCTTTGGTGCTGCCGACATCTGTGATGATGCAGCCCGGCTTAAGCGGAAGCTTGCTTAATTGCTGCAGATAATTCTCAAGCATGCCCACAGGCACACACAGAAAGATGTAATCGGCGTCCAGCGCTGCTTCCTCAACAGAAAGGGTAGCCTGATCGACTACGCCTCTGCTGACATATTTAATCGCGGATTCAGGGCGGTGGGCATGGCCGATGACGGTCAGGCCCGGCTTGCCTTTGAAACAAAGGGCCAGTGAGCCTCCGATCAGACCGACACCGAAGATTGCTATTTTTGTCGTCATATCTTTGTACTACCTGCCTTCTATGGTATCGTCTTGAGCGTTTCCCTCTTACGCCCTTACTTCCTGCTCCTTGAGCGTCTGTTCCAGAGCGGTAATAAATGACTTATTCTGCTCGGCCGAGCCTACAGTAACGCGGATGCAGGTCGGGTATAACCGGTGTCCGGCTCTCACAATAATCCCGAGGCGCAGCAAGGCATCAAAGACTTCAGTAGCCGGCTTACGCACATCCACCATGATGAAATTACCGTGCGCAGGGAAGGATTTGAGACCCAGACGCTTGAATTCTCCCTCGAGCTGTACGATGCCTTCACTGTTGAGTCGGCGGCACTCTTCCACATAAGCCTGATCGGCCAGAGCAGCCAGTGCACCAGCCTGGGCCAGTCGGGAGGTATTAAACGGTTCCCGTACCTTGTTGATTAGATTAATAATTTGCGGGCTCGCTACCCCATAACCGATCCGAAGTGCAGCCAGACCATAAATTTTGGAGAAGGTCCGCAGCACAACCAGATTCGGGTATTGGTCCAGTAGCTTGATTCCATCCGAATAAGACGGGTCAGTCACATATTCAAAATAAGCTTCATCCAGCACAACCAATACACCGGCAGGCACCGCATTCAGGAACTTCACAAGCGCCTCTTCCGGCACAATCGTTCCGGTCGGGTTATTGGGATTGCAAATCCAGATGACCTTGGTCCGTTCGGTAACCCGGGCCAGCATACCGTCAAGATCATGCGTTCCGTCTACAAGCGGCACCTCAATGGTAACTGCGCTTTCGATATCCGCATTGCTTTTATATACGGAAAAGGTCTGATCAGCCATAATCGTCTCATCCCCCGGCAGGAAAAAGGCCCGGGCAATCAGGGCGATAATCTCATCTGAGCCGCAGCCGAAAATGATATTGTCACTCTGCACACCAAGATGACTGGCCAACGCAGCCGTTAAATCAGCAGCTGATCCGTCAGGGTACAGAAACAGATTGTCCAGATCTGCGATGATTGCAGCTTTTGCACTCGGCGACGCTCCATAAGGATTCTCGTTAGAAGCCAGCTTAATAACCTCGTCTAAGCCAAGCTCTTTTTTTACCTCTTCAATTGGTTTTCCCGGCTTATAGACAGGGAGGTTAACAATATTCGGTTTCGGATTCATCTGTGGTCCTCGCTCTCCAGTGATAATTACAGCTTTTTAAGGTCTGTCAGACCATTATGGCTTTAATTGTGCCACAAATTCACGAATTTGCAACAACCCTTCACTTCGTGTGGCTGGATTATCCAGCAGCGGAATAACATCCTCCACCTTGCGGACTATGGCGCTGCCCACGACAACACCGTCACAAATCTGAGCAAAACGCGCGACCTGCTCACTGGTGGAAATCCCGAAGCCAACAGCTACCGGAAGGTTTGTCGCCCGGCGTACGGAAGCAATGAAATCATCGACACCGGTATGAAAAGAAGATCTTTCCCCCGTCACACCCAGTGAGGAAACGCAATAAACAAAGCCGCTGGCTCCCGAAACAATCCGCTCAATCCGCTCACTGGAGGTCGGTGCAACCAGCGGAATGAGGTTCACTCCAGCTTCGCGGCTGCGCTTACGCATCTCCTCCGACTCTTCCACCGGCAGATCGGGGATAATCAGTCCGCTGATCTCATGAGTATCCAGCTCGGCGAAAAACGTATCCAGTCCCATTTGCATTACCGGATTATAATAAGTGAACAGAATAAACGGCAGCTTACTGCCCGCCTGGCGGGCTTTGAGTGCAGTCTCCATACAGGTGCGCAGATGAATATTGCCGCGCAGCGCTCTGGACGATGCCCGCTGGATAACAGGTCCGTCAGCCAGCGGATCGGAATAAGGAACCCCCAGCTCCAGAATATCTGCACCAGCCGCTTCCAATTCGGCAATAATATCGAGCGTCGTGTCCAGATCGGGGTCCCCTACCGTAAGAAAGGGAATCAGCGCAGCCTTTCCTTCGGCTTTGAGCTTGCGGAAGGTCACATCCATCCGGTTGGTTGTTTCTGTTGTCATTACTTATCCGCCCCTTCCGTATAAGCCATGATCGATTCCACATCTTTGTCTCCGCGTCCCGATAGGCAAATGACCACAACGTCATCCTTAGTAAGACTTGGAGCAATCTTCGCTACATGAGCTATGGCGTGGGCCGATTCCAGTGCCGGAATGATTCCCTCAGTGACGCACAGCAGCTTAAGCGCATCAAGAGCTTCTGCATCGGTAACCGGGACATACTTGGCACGTTCAATATCTTTGAGATAGGAATGCTCCGGTCCGACTCCCGGATAATCGAGGCCTGCGGAAATGGAGTGAGCCTCTGTAACCTGACCGTATTCATCCTGCAGCAGATAGCTCAAAGACCCTTGGAATACACCCTGGCTGCCCTTGCTCATTGTTGCAGCATGGAACGGGGTATCAATGCCCTTCCCGGCTGCCTCTACGCCGATCATGCCGACCTGCTCATCCTCCATGAAAGGATAGAACATACCGATGGCATTGCTGCCGCCGCCGACTGCAGCCACCAGAAGATCCGGCAGACGGCCTTCGGCCTCCAGGATCTGGCGGCGGGTCTCATCACCGATAATCCGCTGGAAATTGCGGACCATCATCGGGTACGGGTGAGGACCGACTGCTGAACCCAAGATATAAAAGGTATCTTCCACATTGCTGACCCAGTAGCGGAGTGCTTCGTTACCTGCATCCTTAAGGGTCCGTGAACCGGAAGTCACCGGAATCACTTCGGCGCCAAGCAGCTTCATGCGGAAGACGTTCAGCGCCTGGCGGCGTGTATCCTCTTCACCCATGAACACTTTGCATTCCATACCCAGCAGTGCTGCCACCGTTGCTGTAGCCACCCCGTGCTGGCCGGCGCCTGTCTCGGCGATAACCTTGGTTTTGCCCATTCTTTTAGCTAAGATCCCTTGACCAATCGCGTTGTTGATCTTGTGCGCTCCGGTATGATTAAGGTCTTCACGCTTCAGGTAGATCTTGGCTTCTCCAAGCTGCTTGCTGAGCCGCTCGGCATAATACAGCGGGGTTTCACGTCCGGAATACTGTTTCAGCAAATAATCTATTTCTTCCTGAAATGCCGGCTCTGCCGAATATTTTGCGTAGGCTTCCTCCAGCTCAATCAGTGCATTCATTAAGGTTTCAGGAACGAAGCGGCCTCCAAAAGAACCAAAACGTCCGTACTTGTCCGGTACTTGTATCATGATTGCTTCACCCTTTCCACGAAAGAAGTCATTTTGTCGAGATCCTTGATCCCGCCGCTTTCCACACCGCTGGAGACATCTACGCCATCAGGACTGTAGACCTCCAGCAGTTCAGTAACATTGTCGGGATGAAGCCCGCCTGCAACAAATAAAGGCAGTCCATGCGCTTCCGCAGCAGCCTGGAAGACCGGGATCTGCCCCCAGTCAAAGGTGCGCCCCGAGCCGCCGCTTCCCTGCGGATCATATGTGTCGAGCAGCAGGGCATCAACAGAGCCGGCATAGCTTACCACATTGTCATTACCATCGGAATCGCCAGCCTGACTTGTGCCCGCCACGGAAATGGCCTTCCAGACCTTAACCTGCGGAAAAGCCTGCTTGACCTCCCGGCAGAACGCCGCGCTCTCCGATCCATGCAGCTGGATCACATCCAGAGGTACGGTTGCAAGCAGCTCTCGCAGCTCCTCAAGTCCGGGGTTGACGAATACCCCTGCTGCTCCAGGGGCTTTTCCTGCCTCCCATGCCGACAGCTCGGCAACAAGCTCCGCTGCCTGTACAGGTGTTACTCTGCGGCGGCTGGGTGCAAACACAAATCCGATATAATCAAGCGGCAATCGCTTCATAGATTTTAGCACTTCAACGTCCTGAAGTCCACAGATTTTTACCAATGTATCAGCCATGAACGGCACGATCCTTTCCGGCGGATACCGGTCCGAGCAGTTCATACACCGCGTCTTCGACGTTCTGCTGCCTCATCAGATATTCTCCCACCAGCACACCTGTGGTACTGGTCTGGCGTAAATACTTAATGTCATCCGGTCCGGCAATCCCGCTCTCGCTGATGACAGGAACTCCACACGGCACCAGAGCCGCCAGCTCTGCTGTCGTTTCCAGTTTCGTCTCAAACGTGCGCAGATTGCGGTTATTAATACCTAGCAGCACGTGGGGCTGCTCTATTTTCCCTGTGCCGGCTACAAGCTCAAGTTCGCTGCGGTCATGGACCTCGATCAGTACATCTAGGCCAAGTGAAGCAGATAAATCTGTAAAAGCAGCTAACTGCCCGGCAGTTAGTATAGCCGCGATCAGCAGGACAGCATCCGCCCCCAATATACGGGCCTCATAAATCTGACGCTCATCGATAATAAAATCCTTGCGCAGTAAAGGAAGGTTTACCGCTGCCCTAACCTGCTGCAAATACAAACCGCTGCCTTGAAAATAGTCTGTATCCGTTAGCACCGACAAGCAGTCGGCTCCACCTGCTTCATATCCCTGTGCGATGGATACCGGATCAAAGTCCGCACGGATCAATCCTTTAGAAGGTGAAGCCTTCTTCACCTCTGCGATAAGGCCGATCTCCCGGTTCCTCCTGCTTACAAGCGCCTCCCGGAAACCCTTTGTAGCCGTAAGCCCGGAGATTGTCTCTTCTGCGTCCTTCAAGGAAAAGATTTTGCTTAAAGCTTCGACTTCTTTGATTTTGGTAGCGACTATTTTATCAAGATACATAATCAAGCTCCTTCGTCATGGCTTTTAGCTGTTCCAGCTTCAACAGCGCACTGCCGGAATCGATCATACGGCGCGCCTCCTGGACACCTGCACTCAAGCTGTCCGCCAAACCGGCAACATAGATGCAGGCACCGGCATTAGCCAGTACGATATCACGGTATGGGGTTAAGGCTCCCTCCAGGACTGCAGTGATGATTGCAGCGTTCTCAGCTGCATCTCCGCCCAGCACATCCTCCAGCGGATGCCGCTGCAGGCCCATGGCCTCAGGGGTAATTTCATAAGTGGTGACAATACCGTCTTTCAGTTCGGATACCTGGGTAGGTGCCGATATGCTGATTTCGTCTAGACCGTCCAGACTACTGACAATCATCGCCCGCTTGGAGCCCAGCTCCTTCAGCACATTGGCCACAATCTCAGTCTTATCACGGTCGTAGATGCCCATAAGCTGCCGATCGGCTCCTGCCGGGTTGGTTAGCGGCCCCAGCATGTTGAACACTGTCCGGAAGCCCAACTCGCGGCGCGGTGCGGCGGCATATTTCATGGACGGATGATAGATCTGGGCAAAGAGGAAGCAGATACCGATATGATCCAGGCATTGCCGGGCCTGCTCTGCGTTCAAATGAATGTTGACACCCAGGGCTTCCAGCACATCCGCACTGCCGGCTCTGCCGGAGGCGGAACGGTTGCCGTGCTTAGCTACGCGTACGGAAGCCGCTGAAGA encodes:
- a CDS encoding histidine phosphatase family protein, whose translation is MLIGLIRHGLTDWNAEGKIQGQSDIPLNDEGRKQAEMLGERLLHEPYHWDYCITSGLSRAEETGKIIAAKLGIPLLEPDQRIRERAYGQVEGMTALEREAKWGKEWNLLELGQEKDEQLQLRGLAFMEDLSTRYQGSNVLVISHGGFLAQLYTALYKDKYTERLGNLSLTIIEKNEQEWKPLLYNCTRHILQNQR
- a CDS encoding RNA polymerase sigma factor, which codes for MTDSQLIQLIKQGNTELYSELMRRYQRKILAFVYHMLKNSHMELIAEDLCSETFYKAFRSLHSFREVDASFSTWLYTIARNTVLSELRKNRAGNVSLEESGYTPVAPAEVAPEQAALRKERMNLVREAINNLPEKQRSALILREYDQMDYQEIAIILDQSVSSVKSLLFRARSSVKLQLESYFYEPEAEEQAERV
- a CDS encoding prephenate dehydrogenase, whose amino-acid sequence is MTTKIAIFGVGLIGGSLALCFKGKPGLTVIGHAHRPESAIKYVSRGVVDQATLSVEEAALDADYIFLCVPVGMLENYLQQLSKLPLKPGCIITDVGSTKASIAACAVSLDIPGVHFIGGHPMAGSERSGVEAASSLLFENAYYVLTPPPGVPEEAYEALQTLLLHTKAQIVRLDPERHDEIVGAISHLPHIIAVALVNQIHAYDSEDSLYSTLAAGGFRDITRIASSDPIIWRDILLNNRSVMLRLLKDWNEEVSSFIQLLEDSDGDGIEEAFHEANGFRSQLPERRKGMITPLFDLHIDVPDHPGIIGRIATELGDQGINLSNVQIIESREDVPGIMRLSFRQENDMERAKILLQHNDYTVYV
- the hisC gene encoding histidinol-phosphate transaminase codes for the protein MNPKPNIVNLPVYKPGKPIEEVKKELGLDEVIKLASNENPYGASPSAKAAIIADLDNLFLYPDGSAADLTAALASHLGVQSDNIIFGCGSDEIIALIARAFFLPGDETIMADQTFSVYKSNADIESAVTIEVPLVDGTHDLDGMLARVTERTKVIWICNPNNPTGTIVPEEALVKFLNAVPAGVLVVLDEAYFEYVTDPSYSDGIKLLDQYPNLVVLRTFSKIYGLAALRIGYGVASPQIINLINKVREPFNTSRLAQAGALAALADQAYVEECRRLNSEGIVQLEGEFKRLGLKSFPAHGNFIMVDVRKPATEVFDALLRLGIIVRAGHRLYPTCIRVTVGSAEQNKSFITALEQTLKEQEVRA
- the trpA gene encoding tryptophan synthase subunit alpha, coding for MTTETTNRMDVTFRKLKAEGKAALIPFLTVGDPDLDTTLDIIAELEAAGADILELGVPYSDPLADGPVIQRASSRALRGNIHLRTCMETALKARQAGSKLPFILFTYYNPVMQMGLDTFFAELDTHEISGLIIPDLPVEESEEMRKRSREAGVNLIPLVAPTSSERIERIVSGASGFVYCVSSLGVTGERSSFHTGVDDFIASVRRATNLPVAVGFGISTSEQVARFAQICDGVVVGSAIVRKVEDVIPLLDNPATRSEGLLQIREFVAQLKP
- the trpB gene encoding tryptophan synthase subunit beta, which gives rise to MIQVPDKYGRFGSFGGRFVPETLMNALIELEEAYAKYSAEPAFQEEIDYLLKQYSGRETPLYYAERLSKQLGEAKIYLKREDLNHTGAHKINNAIGQGILAKRMGKTKVIAETGAGQHGVATATVAALLGMECKVFMGEEDTRRQALNVFRMKLLGAEVIPVTSGSRTLKDAGNEALRYWVSNVEDTFYILGSAVGPHPYPMMVRNFQRIIGDETRRQILEAEGRLPDLLVAAVGGGSNAIGMFYPFMEDEQVGMIGVEAAGKGIDTPFHAATMSKGSQGVFQGSLSYLLQDEYGQVTEAHSISAGLDYPGVGPEHSYLKDIERAKYVPVTDAEALDALKLLCVTEGIIPALESAHAIAHVAKIAPSLTKDDVVVICLSGRGDKDVESIMAYTEGADK
- a CDS encoding phosphoribosylanthranilate isomerase; translated protein: MADTLVKICGLQDVEVLKSMKRLPLDYIGFVFAPSRRRVTPVQAAELVAELSAWEAGKAPGAAGVFVNPGLEELRELLATVPLDVIQLHGSESAAFCREVKQAFPQVKVWKAISVAGTSQAGDSDGNDNVVSYAGSVDALLLDTYDPQGSGGSGRTFDWGQIPVFQAAAEAHGLPLFVAGGLHPDNVTELLEVYSPDGVDVSSGVESGGIKDLDKMTSFVERVKQS
- the trpC gene encoding indole-3-glycerol phosphate synthase TrpC — translated: MYLDKIVATKIKEVEALSKIFSLKDAEETISGLTATKGFREALVSRRNREIGLIAEVKKASPSKGLIRADFDPVSIAQGYEAGGADCLSVLTDTDYFQGSGLYLQQVRAAVNLPLLRKDFIIDERQIYEARILGADAVLLIAAILTAGQLAAFTDLSASLGLDVLIEVHDRSELELVAGTGKIEQPHVLLGINNRNLRTFETKLETTAELAALVPCGVPVISESGIAGPDDIKYLRQTSTTGVLVGEYLMRQQNVEDAVYELLGPVSAGKDRAVHG
- the trpD gene encoding anthranilate phosphoribosyltransferase, which encodes MDASQMIQSGIAGLIEGKDLSRTQAREIMGTIMEGVATPAQIGALLTALRIKGETVEEITGFAEAMRGFGTPVLTERTRLLDTCGTGGSGIHKFNISTASAIISSAASVRVAKHGNRSASGRAGSADVLEALGVNIHLNAEQARQCLDHIGICFLFAQIYHPSMKYAAAPRRELGFRTVFNMLGPLTNPAGADRQLMGIYDRDKTEIVANVLKELGSKRAMIVSSLDGLDEISISAPTQVSELKDGIVTTYEITPEAMGLQRHPLEDVLGGDAAENAAIITAVLEGALTPYRDIVLANAGACIYVAGLADSLSAGVQEARRMIDSGSALLKLEQLKAMTKELDYVS